From one Bos javanicus breed banteng chromosome 15, ARS-OSU_banteng_1.0, whole genome shotgun sequence genomic stretch:
- the LOC133226771 gene encoding olfactory receptor 51E1 isoform X2, with the protein MEESDSGSREPIPAWHWLQLSFFTMVGPNGNESSATYFILIGLPGLEEAQFWLAFPLCSLYLIAVLGNLTIIYIVRTEHSLHEPMYIFLCMLSGLDVLISTSSMPKMMAIFWFNSTTIQFDACLLQMFAIHSLSGMESTVLLAMAFDRYVAICHPLRHATVLTLPRVTKIGMAAVVRGVALMAPLPVFIKRLPFCRSNILSHSYCLHQDVMKLACADIHVNIIYGLIVIISAIGLDSLLISLSYLLILKTVLGLTREAQAKAFGTCVSHVCAVFIFYVPFIGLSMVHRFGKQHDSLLPVILANTYLLVPPVLNPIVYGVKTKEIRQRILRLFHVTTHTLDP; encoded by the coding sequence CCTATACCTGCCTGGCACTGGTTGCAGCTCAGCTTCTTCACAATGGTGGGTCCCAATGGCAATGAATCCAGTGCCACATATTTCATCCTAATAGGCCTGCCAGGCTTGGAAGAAGCTCAGTTCTGGCTGGCCTTCCCATTGTGTTCCCTCTACCTTATTGCTGTGCTAGGTAACTTGACGATCATCTACATCGTGCGGACGGAGCACAGTCTTCATGAACCCATGTACATCTTTCTTTGCATGCTTTCTGGCCTTGATGTTCTCATCTCCACCTCATCCATGCCCAAAATGATGGCCATCTTCTGGTTCAACTCCACTACCATCCAGTTTGACGCTTGTCTATTACAGATGTTTGCCATCCACTCTTTATCTGGCATGGAGTCCACAGTGCTGCTGGCCATGGCctttgaccgctatgtggccatctgccacccacTACGCCATGCCACTGTGCTAACACTGCCTCGTGTAACCAAGATTGGCATGGCTGCTGTGGTGCGGGGGGTTGCACTTATGGCACCCCTGCCTGTCTTCATCAAAAGGCTACCCTTCTGCCGCTCCAATATCCTTTCCCATTCCTACTGCCTGCACCAAGATGTCATGAAGCTGGCCTGTGCTGACATCCACGTCAATATCATCTATGGCCTCATCGTCATCATCTCAGCCATTGGCCTGGACTCACTTCTCATCTCTTTGTCATATCTGCTTATCCTCAAGACTGTGTTGGGCTTGACACGTGAAGCCCAGGCAAAAGCATTTGGTACATGTGTCTCTCATGTGTGTGCTGTTTTCATATTCTATGTGCCTTTCATTGGATTGTCTATGGTGCACCGGTTTGGCAAGCAGCATGACTCCCTCCTGCCTGTCATCCTGGCCAACACCTACCTGCTTGTTCCCCCCGTGCTCAACCCTATTGTCTACGGAGTGAAGACAAAGGAGATCCGACAGCGCATCCTTCGTCTTTTTCATGTGACCACCCACACTTTGGATCCCTAA
- the LOC133226771 gene encoding olfactory receptor 51E1 isoform X1, producing MTVPNGTLVQPACFLLPIPAWHWLQLSFFTMVGPNGNESSATYFILIGLPGLEEAQFWLAFPLCSLYLIAVLGNLTIIYIVRTEHSLHEPMYIFLCMLSGLDVLISTSSMPKMMAIFWFNSTTIQFDACLLQMFAIHSLSGMESTVLLAMAFDRYVAICHPLRHATVLTLPRVTKIGMAAVVRGVALMAPLPVFIKRLPFCRSNILSHSYCLHQDVMKLACADIHVNIIYGLIVIISAIGLDSLLISLSYLLILKTVLGLTREAQAKAFGTCVSHVCAVFIFYVPFIGLSMVHRFGKQHDSLLPVILANTYLLVPPVLNPIVYGVKTKEIRQRILRLFHVTTHTLDP from the coding sequence CCTATACCTGCCTGGCACTGGTTGCAGCTCAGCTTCTTCACAATGGTGGGTCCCAATGGCAATGAATCCAGTGCCACATATTTCATCCTAATAGGCCTGCCAGGCTTGGAAGAAGCTCAGTTCTGGCTGGCCTTCCCATTGTGTTCCCTCTACCTTATTGCTGTGCTAGGTAACTTGACGATCATCTACATCGTGCGGACGGAGCACAGTCTTCATGAACCCATGTACATCTTTCTTTGCATGCTTTCTGGCCTTGATGTTCTCATCTCCACCTCATCCATGCCCAAAATGATGGCCATCTTCTGGTTCAACTCCACTACCATCCAGTTTGACGCTTGTCTATTACAGATGTTTGCCATCCACTCTTTATCTGGCATGGAGTCCACAGTGCTGCTGGCCATGGCctttgaccgctatgtggccatctgccacccacTACGCCATGCCACTGTGCTAACACTGCCTCGTGTAACCAAGATTGGCATGGCTGCTGTGGTGCGGGGGGTTGCACTTATGGCACCCCTGCCTGTCTTCATCAAAAGGCTACCCTTCTGCCGCTCCAATATCCTTTCCCATTCCTACTGCCTGCACCAAGATGTCATGAAGCTGGCCTGTGCTGACATCCACGTCAATATCATCTATGGCCTCATCGTCATCATCTCAGCCATTGGCCTGGACTCACTTCTCATCTCTTTGTCATATCTGCTTATCCTCAAGACTGTGTTGGGCTTGACACGTGAAGCCCAGGCAAAAGCATTTGGTACATGTGTCTCTCATGTGTGTGCTGTTTTCATATTCTATGTGCCTTTCATTGGATTGTCTATGGTGCACCGGTTTGGCAAGCAGCATGACTCCCTCCTGCCTGTCATCCTGGCCAACACCTACCTGCTTGTTCCCCCCGTGCTCAACCCTATTGTCTACGGAGTGAAGACAAAGGAGATCCGACAGCGCATCCTTCGTCTTTTTCATGTGACCACCCACACTTTGGATCCCTAA
- the LOC133226771 gene encoding olfactory receptor 51E1 isoform X3: MVGPNGNESSATYFILIGLPGLEEAQFWLAFPLCSLYLIAVLGNLTIIYIVRTEHSLHEPMYIFLCMLSGLDVLISTSSMPKMMAIFWFNSTTIQFDACLLQMFAIHSLSGMESTVLLAMAFDRYVAICHPLRHATVLTLPRVTKIGMAAVVRGVALMAPLPVFIKRLPFCRSNILSHSYCLHQDVMKLACADIHVNIIYGLIVIISAIGLDSLLISLSYLLILKTVLGLTREAQAKAFGTCVSHVCAVFIFYVPFIGLSMVHRFGKQHDSLLPVILANTYLLVPPVLNPIVYGVKTKEIRQRILRLFHVTTHTLDP, from the coding sequence ATGGTGGGTCCCAATGGCAATGAATCCAGTGCCACATATTTCATCCTAATAGGCCTGCCAGGCTTGGAAGAAGCTCAGTTCTGGCTGGCCTTCCCATTGTGTTCCCTCTACCTTATTGCTGTGCTAGGTAACTTGACGATCATCTACATCGTGCGGACGGAGCACAGTCTTCATGAACCCATGTACATCTTTCTTTGCATGCTTTCTGGCCTTGATGTTCTCATCTCCACCTCATCCATGCCCAAAATGATGGCCATCTTCTGGTTCAACTCCACTACCATCCAGTTTGACGCTTGTCTATTACAGATGTTTGCCATCCACTCTTTATCTGGCATGGAGTCCACAGTGCTGCTGGCCATGGCctttgaccgctatgtggccatctgccacccacTACGCCATGCCACTGTGCTAACACTGCCTCGTGTAACCAAGATTGGCATGGCTGCTGTGGTGCGGGGGGTTGCACTTATGGCACCCCTGCCTGTCTTCATCAAAAGGCTACCCTTCTGCCGCTCCAATATCCTTTCCCATTCCTACTGCCTGCACCAAGATGTCATGAAGCTGGCCTGTGCTGACATCCACGTCAATATCATCTATGGCCTCATCGTCATCATCTCAGCCATTGGCCTGGACTCACTTCTCATCTCTTTGTCATATCTGCTTATCCTCAAGACTGTGTTGGGCTTGACACGTGAAGCCCAGGCAAAAGCATTTGGTACATGTGTCTCTCATGTGTGTGCTGTTTTCATATTCTATGTGCCTTTCATTGGATTGTCTATGGTGCACCGGTTTGGCAAGCAGCATGACTCCCTCCTGCCTGTCATCCTGGCCAACACCTACCTGCTTGTTCCCCCCGTGCTCAACCCTATTGTCTACGGAGTGAAGACAAAGGAGATCCGACAGCGCATCCTTCGTCTTTTTCATGTGACCACCCACACTTTGGATCCCTAA